The DNA window CCCCGACCACATTTTTTGCAAGGGATCCACATATCTCACAGGTTCTGTATATCACAACATACAGAAAAATCATGTCATTTTGCTTGCTCTTCACTTTTTCTTGACCGGAAATTAATACTCAGAACTCATTTCCAATCAGCAGGCTCTACGTTTCGAAGTAATTTACAGTGAATTGACCATACGAAAAAGAACGAGACATCCATTCAGAGCTCTAGACTGCTATTCGTGTTTAAGGACTACGCTCATTGTAACAATCAACCAAAGCAACGAGTAACTAATACAAAGTGTATATGATCTCTAAGAAAAATGTACCCTCACCAAATCTAAAGACACAAGTATAGCAGCACACTAGAATATCCACGTACAATTTCGACAGCCCACTTAACTAGACTGTTTGGTTGACCCAATCAAGATTCAAAcataattaatttgtttgatGTCAACATAATTAATTCAACTCGCCTTGAATTCTAGACCTAAGTTAGCCGTTGCACATTATTCCCAAAACTAGGAGTACATATCAACTCTCAAATTTGATCTTCAAGGCATTCAAAAGCATTAAGTTGAatgtttcttattcaataatGCATTGTTGTTTTATGAATTAAGtgtgagaataaagtaaaagaaaacatATAATATTAGAGTGACATTTGAAATGAGAtatcccaaaaagaaaaaaatgtcaTTTATAATGGAACTGAGAGAATAAGCAAACACCCATGATAAATACTCCATTTGCGTTGTTCATTTTTCCcatatttttaatcaaattttaccCTAATTTCAGTGGTACTTCATGTTTAACTAGAAAGGAAGCCACCAAGTCTTTTAACATAacatcaattgtgcattaatttcAATGGTTTCATCTCTAATTTGGTCGAGAAGTTCCACACAGCACAATAGGAAATTCGCCACAAATGGAAGAAACTACGAGTGAGAAAAAGGAGAATATGATGTAGATGTgttgaataaaaaatatactccattgaAAAGGAAAAATGGAAAAGATCATTGATCAACAGCTAGAAACCAatgattaaatttaatttttaaaaaatgattcaacttttaaaaaaacatataaatCGGGCTTTTTAAGCCCAGTCGCAGAACCTGCTGATTGGGCGAAGATTGGACCGGTCTGTGGTGTGCTCTTACACTCTGCAGAGTGTAAGCACACCGAGCTCTTCGACCTCCAACGCAGTTCAATTCAGCAGGCACACACTCAGTGTAGTGCGTAAACGTTATGCATCGCTGTTGCTCTTAGGATGTGATGTGTAGGTGGGGAGAGAAGGGGATATGGTGCAACACAAGCATATGATAGACGAGACATAATCATTTAGAATAGAAGGCCACAATTAGAGAGCTATACAACAAGGTGGTACATAAATAGCAAGGTGTGCATCTTTAGATCTCACATGCTTTCCTTACAACAGCTATTACCTCTGACCACATTCTTCAATTTTCTTTGTCCTTCACTGCATTATCAATGCCATTCACCTTCTCATAATTCGAGTCGAAGAACTCACGTTGATTGCTCTGGAGGAACCTGCTTTGAAACACAAAAAATCTAGTTTATGTTACAAACATAACCTAAACACAATGCGCTAAGAAGAACATTCATGCCAGCCGCAAGCATACATCAAGTGTAAAATCTCCTACTGATGGTTAATGCATACCTTGAATCAAGAAACGACAAAAATCTTCAGTTTGAAGGTTATGCAACAAACAACAAATCCTATGTGCATTCTTGCATTTATAAATTAACACTAAACATAACGTGGAACTCGGATCTTTAAAGACACCTTGATAGCAATCTTGGATCTTTAAAGACACCTTTGATAGCAATCAGATTATCTCTTTAACTCAATAAGTATGAACCTATTTTCAAGGTCATTTCGCCAAATATATTAAGGTGAGACCGAGGTTCGATCCCTACATCCTCCCACCCCCGACtcatagaaatataaaaatataaacaaagacAAAATCAAGTTATGACTGCAGGTTTAGCAGGGAAGAACAAGTTATTCCAAGCTTAAAATACAAGATCGTAAAACCTGAGGAATTCCAGCAATCTTTGCTGCAGCTCTGACAGTGTCTCCATTTCAATATGCACACACGAGAGCATCTCGGGTAGTTTAACTGTAATGAGAAACATTGTTTATAAAAGAGCAACAAACCAAGAACAAAACTTTACATTTCAGAatgaaattcaaacaattaaCACAATTTCATTTGAGCAACGTATTTAGGAAAGTTTTCTTAAATCAGATTATCCAGATAAGTAGAGTTCAGTCTAACCAAAAAGTCTTAACAAATGCTCAGCTCCATATACACCCGAAGGAGAGACATTATCAGCAATAATTTCTTTGTACTGCTGTCGTTCCTCTTTGTAGAGGAGCATTGCAGGTAATGCTTTGTCGAAGTAACAGCGCAGTCCATCTACAATCTCTTTAACAGTCTCCACTATCCTTCACTCACCAAAATCACAAAGACTGTTAATTAAGAATCCATCTTGAGTGGCGTCACCAGAAACTAGTATTAAGACTGCAAAAACATTTCATTATATTTGGATATGATGTCCAAACAGGAAGTTCAATGATATTGATGACAAGTGCAACATGTAATAGATTATAAAGTTAAtttgaaagaaaaatatttgGTGTGTATAGACTATAAGATCATCTCCAATCATacaccaaaactcatttttggtgtAGACAATTtctccaaccatacaccaaactcaaacccatttttggGTTTTTCAATGGAATAACACCATATTTAGTGTTACTGCAAATTTGTTGTGAGAGAAATACCCAAAATGgtgtaaattttaaatatggtgtaaatggttggagtaaaactactttttggtgtaacatatactcaaaaatgggtttgagtttggcGTAAATGATTGGAGACGGCCTAAAACGAAAAAGcacaaattacaacatagatTAAGCGGACTAATTCCCAACACACATGATATTAAAAAAACGAGTTATGGAATTATGGTCTTACATGCCATCTTTCTTCACCTGGTAATCGAAATACTTGTTCAGTATCTCACATGCACTAGGATTGCGCGGAAGTTTGACTAGCTGCATAAAAGGGTTTACAGTTGAGAAGCATTTCCAACTGGCATATATTAACTAGCATACAAGGAAACTATATATTCATAAAATAGATTCCATAATGTTTGCAGCACAGTTTACCTGGCCAAGATGAGTTATAGACTCATGGTCGTCAACCAGTTGTTTCTTCAAAATAGATGGAATTTGGAGATTTACATGTTTTTCTGATGGAACAAAACTCTCTTCCTACCAAGCAAAACAACATACAACTTCACTGAACTCTTCAACTAACTAAAACCAAAAGCTTACTCACTCTAACACAAAATTAACACTAACCAACTATATCAAGTTGTATTATACATACAACCAATTTGTACCTTTTTGACGATTTCATGTTTCCGCTTCCTGCCTCTGACCCCTGTGATCGCATAGCAATCAAGATTTCAGCGCTGAGTCGGTAAACATAATTTGGATTTGAAATTTCAGTATGCCGATGGAAAAGAGAAAACACATTTATTGGCCTTCAAAATAAGGTATAAATTGGTTACTCCTGGATATAGAAAGGATAGATACAACAGTCATGTAATTCATGACTTCGACTGTAGTGAGCACAGAAGGAAGACTGTGAACTGCTTAACATGGAAGTTTCGATAAGagtttaaaagaaaatttggtTGATGATGACTTATAAATTTAAGGCCTAGCTTCTCAAGTTGTCAATCATTCATTTCATTGGGAAGTTTAGCTTGTTAAATATCACCAAATGACATGTGAAGCTAAATTCTTTAGTTGGAGAAAACATATGCTGTATTAAGTGCTATATTTGATGTCAAGGATAtcaaatatgttaattaaaacACAGATGTGGCAAGCAAATAATTAGCCATTGGAAAGAGCGGCAACAAGCCCAACCAGTAgaacttttaattttatcaagTGATGGACGTCCAAGCCTCGTATTCTTCTCCAGAGAATGCTTTGCCTTTAGTTCCTCTTTCTTTTGAATATTCGCCTCAGTATGTTTTAGCATGTCTTCGACACCCTTCCATTCATCCCAACTGTAGTGACGCAAACGAAAAGTTGAGTAATACCCATGAATTCCAATCAATCGTCAATAGATTCAGAAAACAATACAAGACACTTGAATACTGATTTAGGGAAATAGTAACTTCCAAATACGCCGTATTTTCCTCAAATGCATCAAGCTTCCGAGAAAGCAAAGCATCGAAAGATTATCAGTACAGAGACTAATTTGGAAGAATATGATAACTTGGACAGTCGGAAGTAAAATGCACTTATGATCGACACGAGTTTGCTGAAAAAGTCTGTGCTAATCGAGAGTGAAAAGCAATAATTCACCAAAAGGATAGTTTAATCAAACAAAAATCCCAAATTCCCGAACTTCACGAAATAAATTACTACTAGTCTTCAATGGGTACATTAGTCGGAATCCAGAAAATTCAGGTCATCGGAATGTAACAGATTACGTGCACTCACGTTTTTTTCCATCCCTGGACAATTAAAACATAAGGAACACACAGTTAAACCTTGCAAAATATTAGCCAATAAAACTGCCCAAATATGTTGATCATATCAGAATATGCAACATTGCAGCAAATGAATTGGCCaactataactaattttttaGAGGGCAAAAGAAATAGCTAAACAGCTGAAGCCGAAATTAGACGAATATACTTACTGGATAATGAACATAATACCTCCATCCCCCAGAGCACGATTCAACTCTTTGCACCTTGTGAAGCATAAGGCACACAATAGAAGGAATTAGGTAATCAATTACTGAAATGAAGCAAATACAGTACTCCATATAGGAATCAAAATTGTAATCACAGCTACAAAGAGGATATCATCCAGTAGAAATCAAATTGGGCATTAAAGCTCCAAAAAGTATATTTGATGAATACTAAAAgacaattaaagaaaaacctCTGATTTCAATAATGTAGTTAGGGTTTTCAGTGGCGAAATGAAGAAGGATAATACCTTGGCGTCGTAGAGGCAGGGGCCGTGAAAAGCGAGGACGCGTTCACCTTCTTGGAAAGGGCTTGAATCAACGGCTTCGTCTCTCATCGGGCTATCGGTGACGCTGCTGGTGGTGCCACCGCCGTCGTCGCAGCCGCCGGAGATTGGCGCGGAGCTTTCTATAGCTCCTGAGCTGctcatttcttttaatttttttaattatgtcacAATAGGAGAGGGCAGTATTTTGTGATTATATTTATGGgatgaattaattattttttttttgtgtcggATGGGAATCTGGAATGAGCACGAACAACATAATCAAATAAttattatggagtattattaaaatagtaaatggatttgaaaattttgattatttttggcCGTGAAAACAAAACGAAGTGGATttgtgttagagc is part of the Salvia splendens isolate huo1 chromosome 6, SspV2, whole genome shotgun sequence genome and encodes:
- the LOC121806907 gene encoding protein MRG1-like, with amino-acid sequence MSSSGAIESSAPISGGCDDGGGTTSSVTDSPMRDEAVDSSPFQEGERVLAFHGPCLYDAKVQRVESCSGGWRYYVHYPGWKKTWDEWKGVEDMLKHTEANIQKKEELKAKHSLEKNTRLGRPSLDKIKSSTGVRGRKRKHEIVKKEESFVPSEKHVNLQIPSILKKQLVDDHESITHLGQLVKLPRNPSACEILNKYFDYQVKKDGMIVETVKEIVDGLRCYFDKALPAMLLYKEERQQYKEIIADNVSPSGVYGAEHLLRLFVKLPEMLSCVHIEMETLSELQQRLLEFLRFLQSNQREFFDSNYEKVNGIDNAVKDKEN